A region from the Sandaracinus amylolyticus genome encodes:
- a CDS encoding thioredoxin domain-containing protein, translating into MPNRLAEERSPYLRQHAHNPVEWYPWGDDALSRAAAEDKPILLSIGYSACHWCHVMERESFDDPATAALMNELFVNVKVDREERPDLDQIYQLVVQMMGRSGGWPLTVFLTPERKPFYAGTYFPPVERYGMPSFATVLRAVREAWDHRRDEIVRTADELTSDIVRATTTRSDARDVPSDVATRAAKKLATRFDEAHGGFGSRPKFPSTMSLDVMLRAAHAGDATMGARVRKALDAMRAGGIWDHLGGGFHRYSTDERWLVPHFEKMLYDNALLMRLYADAHRAWGDARDAETVRAIASWVTREMTDAEGAFYATQDADSEGEEGKFFVWRPEELDALLAPEESAVAKLAWGVAEGGNFEHTGATVLHANRALDVVATRLGITVEEARARLEPARAKLFDAREKRPKPFRDEKVIATWNGLMIGALADASGALGDRALLEMARRALATVRARLWDGAALKRVWMEGEARIDAFLEDHADLAGAALDVHEASGDRDALDFAKALVDRAIERFWDEDERSFRFASKDARDLIAHTRDAYDHAVPSGTSSIAHALLRLGAHLGDERYERIAESVLRANVGSALDQPMGFGHLIGAMDRYARGATEVMIVAREDDARADPLLDVARRAWAPNRVLARVDPGAGDVGLASRLGGRRQQNGGPTAYVCRARACGLAITRADELARDLRP; encoded by the coding sequence ATGCCGAACCGCCTCGCCGAAGAGCGCTCGCCGTACCTGCGCCAGCACGCGCACAACCCGGTCGAGTGGTACCCGTGGGGCGACGACGCGCTCTCGCGCGCGGCCGCCGAGGACAAGCCGATCCTCCTCTCGATCGGCTACAGCGCGTGCCACTGGTGCCACGTGATGGAGCGCGAGTCGTTCGACGACCCCGCGACCGCCGCGCTCATGAACGAGCTCTTCGTGAACGTGAAGGTCGATCGCGAGGAGCGCCCCGACCTCGATCAGATCTACCAGCTCGTCGTGCAGATGATGGGGCGCAGCGGCGGCTGGCCGCTCACCGTGTTCCTCACGCCGGAGCGCAAGCCGTTCTACGCGGGCACGTACTTCCCGCCGGTCGAGCGCTACGGCATGCCGAGCTTCGCGACCGTGCTGCGCGCGGTGCGCGAGGCGTGGGATCACCGGCGCGACGAGATCGTGCGCACCGCGGACGAGCTCACGAGCGACATCGTGCGCGCGACCACGACGCGCAGCGATGCGCGCGACGTGCCGAGCGACGTCGCGACGCGCGCCGCGAAGAAGCTCGCGACGCGCTTCGACGAGGCCCACGGCGGGTTCGGCAGCCGCCCGAAGTTCCCGAGCACGATGTCGCTCGACGTGATGCTGCGCGCCGCGCACGCCGGCGACGCGACGATGGGCGCGCGGGTGCGCAAGGCGCTCGACGCGATGCGCGCCGGCGGCATCTGGGATCACCTCGGGGGCGGGTTCCATCGCTACTCGACCGACGAGCGATGGCTCGTGCCGCACTTCGAGAAGATGCTCTACGACAACGCGCTCCTGATGCGGCTCTACGCCGACGCGCACCGCGCGTGGGGCGACGCGCGCGACGCCGAGACGGTGCGCGCGATCGCGTCGTGGGTGACGCGCGAGATGACCGACGCGGAGGGCGCGTTCTACGCAACGCAGGACGCCGACAGCGAGGGCGAAGAAGGGAAGTTCTTCGTGTGGCGCCCCGAGGAGCTCGACGCGCTGCTCGCGCCCGAGGAGAGCGCGGTCGCGAAGCTCGCGTGGGGCGTCGCCGAGGGCGGCAACTTCGAGCACACCGGCGCGACGGTGCTGCACGCGAACCGCGCGCTCGACGTGGTCGCGACGCGGCTCGGGATCACCGTCGAGGAGGCGCGCGCGAGGCTCGAGCCCGCGCGCGCGAAGCTGTTCGACGCGCGCGAGAAGAGGCCGAAGCCGTTCCGCGACGAGAAGGTGATCGCGACGTGGAACGGGCTGATGATCGGCGCGCTCGCGGACGCGTCGGGCGCGCTCGGGGATCGCGCGCTGCTCGAGATGGCGCGTCGTGCGCTCGCGACGGTGCGCGCGCGGCTGTGGGACGGCGCTGCGCTGAAGCGCGTGTGGATGGAGGGCGAGGCGCGCATCGATGCGTTCCTCGAGGACCACGCGGACCTCGCGGGCGCGGCGCTCGACGTGCACGAAGCGTCGGGGGATCGCGACGCGCTCGACTTCGCGAAGGCGCTCGTCGATCGCGCGATCGAGCGCTTCTGGGACGAGGACGAGCGCAGCTTCCGCTTCGCGTCGAAGGACGCGCGCGATCTGATCGCGCACACGCGCGACGCGTACGATCACGCGGTGCCCTCGGGCACGTCGTCGATCGCGCACGCGCTGCTGCGGCTCGGCGCGCACCTCGGCGACGAGCGGTACGAGCGCATCGCGGAGTCGGTGCTGCGCGCGAACGTGGGCAGCGCGCTCGATCAGCCGATGGGCTTCGGGCACCTGATCGGCGCGATGGATCGCTACGCGCGCGGCGCGACCGAGGTGATGATCGTCGCGCGCGAGGACGACGCGCGAGCAGACCCGCTGCTCGACGTCGCGCGCCGCGCGTGGGCCCCGAACCGCGTGCTCGCCCGGGTCGATCCCGGCGCGGGCGACGTGGGGCTCGCGTCGCGGCTCGGGGGGCGACGACAGCAGAACGGCGGACCGACCGCCTACGTGTGCCGGGCCCGCGCCTGCGGCCTCGCGATCACCCGCGCGGACGAGCTCGCGCGCGACCTGAGACCCTGA
- a CDS encoding AraC family transcriptional regulator, with product MPSAARTSDAHHFVGTPLIHTRSLDEAVQMQSSINSPVRVEPLRGRDPFEFRASRLQLGDVAIVMSGYRAEIRAHSAHVTQRFGLVVPVRKGGESQQSGTTAPLVPGRSGAIVSPNAPAGFTLGAGYRGIQLSIPLATLRASFEALAGASGRGAPCFEVAIDLTRGGGASVLRLLRSVLDDVRAGSSVLTAPPVAARLADTIVHAILLGLPHTESHLLVEPRRASEPALLRRAEEYLAANADRPVSSAELARAIGASGRVIAAAFRAHRDASPIAFHRQRRLELSRRLLLESPERSVTDVALACGFVHLGRFSVEYRARFGESPSDTRRRAASG from the coding sequence ATGCCATCTGCAGCACGCACCAGCGACGCACACCACTTCGTCGGCACCCCGCTGATCCACACGCGGTCGCTCGACGAGGCGGTGCAGATGCAGTCGTCGATCAACTCGCCGGTGCGCGTCGAGCCGCTGCGCGGCCGCGATCCCTTCGAGTTCCGCGCGTCGCGCCTGCAGCTCGGCGACGTCGCGATCGTGATGAGCGGCTACCGCGCCGAGATCCGCGCGCACTCCGCCCACGTCACGCAGCGGTTCGGGCTCGTCGTGCCGGTGCGGAAGGGCGGCGAGTCGCAGCAGTCGGGGACCACGGCGCCGCTCGTCCCCGGCCGCAGCGGCGCCATCGTCTCCCCGAACGCGCCCGCCGGGTTCACGCTCGGCGCGGGCTATCGCGGCATCCAGCTCTCGATCCCGCTCGCCACGCTCCGCGCGAGCTTCGAGGCCCTCGCCGGCGCCTCGGGCCGCGGCGCGCCGTGCTTCGAGGTCGCCATCGATCTCACCCGCGGCGGCGGCGCTTCGGTGCTCCGCCTGCTGCGCTCCGTCCTCGACGACGTGCGCGCCGGCTCGAGCGTGCTGACCGCACCTCCGGTCGCGGCGCGGCTCGCGGACACCATCGTCCACGCGATCCTGCTCGGCCTGCCGCACACCGAGAGCCACCTCCTCGTCGAGCCGCGTCGAGCCTCGGAGCCCGCGCTGCTGCGACGCGCCGAGGAGTACCTCGCGGCGAACGCCGACCGCCCGGTCTCGAGCGCCGAGCTCGCGCGCGCGATCGGCGCGAGCGGACGCGTCATCGCCGCGGCGTTCCGCGCGCACCGCGACGCCTCGCCGATCGCGTTCCACCGCCAGCGGCGGCTCGAGCTCTCGCGCCGCCTCTTGCTCGAGTCGCCCGAGCGATCGGTCACCGACGTGGCGCTCGCCTGCGGCTTCGTGCACCTCGGGCGGTTCAGCGTCGAGTACCGCGCGCGCTTCGGCGAGAGCCCCTCGGACACGCGCCGCCGCGCCGCGAGTGGATAA
- a CDS encoding amidohydrolase family protein, whose translation MRGTPRGSRLGLVVAVAAMTIAIAWRVWPDAPRASTRRFADIPRIDVHVHVPPALAERALRTFREHGGVVMALNASGGHPNGGGLEESAEAMRRTNGALRPYCHLDLSRVERADFADYARRSLHACRDAGAVGLKVFKALGLGISLADGSLLAVDDPRLDVVFETAGELALPVLIHSGDPQAFFEPATRDNERWDELSAHPSWSFHGARPDGHGAWPSWREVFEQYERRVARHPRTRFLGAHFGNAPEEPETVARMLDAYPNLFVETGARIPEIGRHDPARMRALFVRHRERILFGTDFQIGARGTLVLGSAGREADPPSRVPVFYEAHFRYFETADRRFAHPTPIQGDWTIDGLDLPRDVLEDLYWRNATRLFGISAPPGRSTP comes from the coding sequence ATGCGGGGCACGCCTCGAGGGAGCCGGCTCGGGCTGGTGGTCGCGGTCGCCGCGATGACGATCGCGATCGCGTGGCGGGTGTGGCCCGACGCGCCGCGCGCGAGCACGCGCCGCTTCGCCGACATCCCGCGCATCGACGTGCACGTGCACGTCCCGCCGGCGCTCGCCGAGCGCGCGCTGCGCACGTTCCGCGAGCACGGCGGCGTCGTGATGGCGCTGAACGCGTCGGGCGGGCATCCGAACGGCGGCGGGCTCGAGGAGTCCGCCGAGGCGATGCGACGCACGAACGGCGCGCTGCGCCCGTACTGCCATCTGGATCTCTCGCGCGTCGAGCGCGCCGACTTCGCGGACTACGCGCGTCGCTCGCTGCACGCGTGTCGCGACGCGGGCGCGGTCGGGCTCAAGGTGTTCAAGGCGCTCGGGCTCGGCATCTCGCTCGCCGATGGATCGCTCCTCGCGGTCGACGATCCGCGGCTCGACGTGGTGTTCGAGACGGCGGGCGAGCTCGCGCTGCCGGTGCTGATCCACAGCGGCGATCCCCAGGCGTTCTTCGAGCCCGCGACGCGCGACAACGAGCGCTGGGACGAGCTCTCCGCGCATCCGTCGTGGAGCTTCCACGGCGCGCGCCCCGACGGTCACGGCGCGTGGCCGAGCTGGCGCGAGGTGTTCGAGCAGTACGAGCGACGCGTCGCGCGCCATCCGCGCACGCGCTTCCTCGGCGCGCACTTCGGCAACGCGCCCGAGGAGCCCGAGACCGTCGCGCGCATGCTCGACGCGTATCCGAACCTCTTCGTCGAGACCGGCGCGCGCATCCCGGAGATCGGCCGCCACGATCCCGCGCGCATGCGCGCGCTCTTCGTGCGCCACCGCGAGCGCATCCTGTTCGGCACCGACTTCCAGATCGGCGCGCGCGGCACGCTGGTGCTCGGCTCGGCGGGGCGCGAGGCAGATCCGCCGTCGCGCGTGCCGGTGTTCTACGAGGCGCACTTCCGCTACTTCGAGACCGCGGATCGCCGCTTCGCGCATCCGACGCCGATCCAGGGCGACTGGACGATCGACGGGCTCGATCTGCCGCGCGACGTGCTCGAGGACCTCTACTGGCGCAACGCGACGCGCCTCTTCGGGATCAGCGCACCGCCAGGACGATCCACGCCGTGA
- a CDS encoding serine/threonine protein kinase, whose product MSAGEDGAEGWGDDGEYGRTTIGTDMFGTQEVPDYPAIARLGGFEILGRIARGGMAELYLARSRQGDGTVRHVVVKRVLTEMQHDAEMVRMFVEEGRIARRLFHPNVCHVYECGEDQGLTYMALEWVHGVSLRDVIRRSQQHGGLPVPIAVHVIAKIAAALEYVHHARGIDGKPLAIIHQDVSPHNVMLGWKGDVKLLDFGIAKTSAQAQIASNHPQGKYEYMSPEQLCGAPIDARSDIFALGVCLHEALCGRSLHGRESLPMIMSAVVEEPAPSIRSVRPELPEALEHIVAKALAKRPEDRYQSAAEMQRALEAWLDRAGQNVSEARVALIIGGMFDAEDKAPLRPGAANITGTLPAILSGEIELPRSSSDPPRERHREPSLSDSATRTLVDEDDEKPERSVSIAVIGAAIGIALVILITAWIVLAVR is encoded by the coding sequence ATGAGCGCCGGCGAAGACGGCGCCGAGGGGTGGGGCGACGACGGGGAGTACGGCCGCACCACGATCGGCACCGACATGTTCGGGACCCAGGAGGTCCCCGACTATCCGGCGATCGCGCGGCTCGGAGGCTTCGAGATCCTCGGCCGCATCGCGCGCGGAGGCATGGCGGAGCTCTACCTCGCGCGCTCGCGCCAGGGCGACGGCACCGTGCGCCACGTCGTCGTCAAGCGCGTGCTCACCGAGATGCAGCACGACGCCGAGATGGTGCGGATGTTCGTCGAGGAGGGGCGCATCGCGCGGCGTCTCTTCCACCCGAACGTCTGCCACGTCTACGAGTGCGGCGAGGACCAGGGCCTCACGTACATGGCGCTCGAGTGGGTCCACGGCGTGTCGCTGCGCGACGTGATCCGTCGCTCGCAGCAGCACGGCGGGCTGCCGGTGCCGATCGCGGTGCACGTCATCGCGAAGATCGCGGCGGCGCTCGAGTACGTGCACCACGCGCGCGGCATCGACGGAAAGCCGCTCGCGATCATCCATCAGGACGTCTCGCCCCACAACGTGATGCTCGGCTGGAAGGGCGACGTGAAGCTGCTCGACTTCGGCATCGCGAAGACGAGCGCGCAGGCGCAGATCGCCAGCAATCACCCGCAGGGCAAGTACGAGTACATGTCACCCGAGCAGCTCTGCGGCGCGCCGATCGACGCGCGCAGCGACATCTTCGCGCTCGGCGTGTGCCTCCACGAGGCGCTCTGCGGGCGCTCGCTGCACGGCCGCGAGAGCCTCCCGATGATCATGAGCGCGGTGGTCGAGGAGCCTGCGCCGTCGATCCGCTCGGTCCGCCCCGAGCTCCCCGAGGCGCTCGAGCACATCGTCGCGAAGGCGCTCGCGAAGCGCCCCGAGGATCGCTACCAGAGCGCGGCCGAGATGCAGCGCGCGCTCGAGGCGTGGCTCGATCGCGCGGGCCAGAACGTCAGCGAGGCGCGCGTCGCGCTGATCATCGGCGGCATGTTCGACGCGGAGGACAAGGCGCCGCTGCGTCCCGGCGCCGCGAACATCACGGGCACGCTGCCCGCGATCCTCTCGGGCGAGATCGAGCTGCCGCGCTCCTCGAGCGATCCGCCGCGCGAGCGCCACCGCGAGCCCTCGCTGAGCGACTCCGCGACGCGCACGCTGGTCGACGAGGACGACGAGAAGCCGGAGCGCAGCGTGTCGATCGCGGTGATCGGCGCGGCGATCGGCATCGCGCTCGTCATCCTGATCACGGCGTGGATCGTCCTGGCGGTGCGCTGA
- a CDS encoding DUF3817 domain-containing protein — MLSTPIARLRLVAIIEAISYLVLLFVAMPLKYVWGIPLAVRVAGPVHGILFVAFLIALFRAADARSWSWRRSALVFATSLVPFATFWIDRSLREEDLAPAPATS, encoded by the coding sequence ATGCTGAGCACCCCGATCGCTCGCCTGCGCCTCGTCGCGATCATCGAGGCCATCTCCTATCTGGTCCTCCTCTTCGTCGCGATGCCGCTCAAGTACGTGTGGGGCATCCCGCTCGCCGTGCGCGTCGCGGGCCCGGTGCACGGCATCCTCTTCGTCGCGTTCCTCATCGCGCTCTTCCGCGCCGCGGACGCGCGCTCGTGGTCGTGGCGTCGCAGCGCGCTCGTGTTCGCGACCTCGCTCGTGCCCTTCGCGACGTTCTGGATCGATCGCTCGCTGCGCGAGGAGGACCTCGCGCCCGCGCCCGCCACCAGCTGA
- a CDS encoding FAD:protein FMN transferase codes for MPPLARRRLARSGVALALTLALAGCGSSASEEPAPPPRRERETSRAPEPSREPEPQRAPASEVPIVRGSRPIMSTLYQITIVSDDDARAHRAIEAALDEVERLGIVLSEWRPDSEVTRINEAAGREPVRVGADTMANVRESLRIAEWTDGAYDITWAALREFYLFQPGEARVPDMDAVRARLPLVSWRDVIVDEAASTVMLRREGQAIGLGGIAKGWAVDRASAVLQEHGFRDFMIFGGGQVLVHGARGDRGWRVGIQHPRRSDYIGFVEATDASIATSGDYEHAFRAPDGTHWHHIIDLTTGLPARGTTSVTIIAPTGLLADGLDTGCFVMGPERCLAMLERLPERVEAVIIDADLKVWTTPGVRERLTMRVELDAEGRLPR; via the coding sequence TTGCCGCCGCTCGCTCGACGTCGCCTCGCTCGCTCCGGTGTCGCTCTCGCGCTGACGCTCGCGCTGGCGGGCTGCGGATCGAGCGCGTCGGAGGAGCCGGCTCCGCCTCCGCGGCGCGAGCGCGAGACGTCGCGCGCGCCCGAGCCGTCGCGCGAGCCCGAGCCGCAGCGTGCGCCGGCGAGCGAGGTGCCGATCGTGCGCGGCAGCCGCCCGATCATGAGCACGCTCTATCAGATCACGATCGTCTCGGACGACGACGCGCGCGCGCACCGCGCGATCGAGGCCGCGCTCGACGAGGTGGAGCGGCTCGGCATCGTGCTCTCGGAGTGGCGCCCCGACAGCGAGGTCACGCGCATCAACGAGGCCGCGGGTCGCGAGCCCGTGCGCGTCGGCGCCGACACGATGGCGAACGTGCGCGAGTCGCTCCGCATCGCGGAGTGGACCGACGGCGCGTACGACATCACGTGGGCCGCGCTGCGCGAGTTCTATCTGTTCCAGCCCGGCGAAGCGCGCGTGCCCGACATGGACGCGGTGCGCGCGCGCCTGCCGCTCGTGAGCTGGCGCGACGTGATCGTCGACGAGGCCGCGAGCACGGTGATGCTGCGCCGCGAGGGCCAGGCGATCGGGCTCGGCGGCATCGCGAAGGGCTGGGCGGTCGATCGCGCGAGCGCGGTGCTGCAGGAGCACGGCTTCCGCGACTTCATGATCTTCGGCGGCGGCCAGGTGCTGGTGCACGGCGCGCGCGGCGACCGCGGATGGCGCGTCGGCATCCAACACCCGCGACGCAGCGACTACATCGGGTTCGTCGAGGCGACCGACGCATCGATCGCGACCTCCGGCGACTACGAGCACGCGTTCCGCGCGCCCGACGGAACGCACTGGCACCACATCATCGATCTCACGACGGGCCTGCCCGCGCGCGGCACGACGTCGGTGACGATCATCGCGCCGACCGGCCTGCTCGCGGACGGGCTCGACACCGGCTGCTTCGTGATGGGCCCCGAGCGCTGCCTCGCGATGCTCGAGCGCCTGCCCGAGCGCGTCGAGGCGGTGATCATCGACGCGGACCTGAAGGTCTGGACGACACCGGGCGTGCGCGAGCGGCTCACGATGCGGGTCGAGCTCGACGCGGAAGGTCGGCTGCCGCGGTAG
- a CDS encoding sensor histidine kinase, which produces MLARWSARDGGAPDRDAERLALLERCMGSLDGSCDLEPAPCHDVASAHQLAGTTAALVHLGAVLRDLTLCDSDAAVRLRALSSTVDRALDAHIAALEVGVERAFAIPDLAVRDDVGAPDEVDYVWDVATDSMSWIDRRRVRTVPAAQHFGHTRAVFHTHIHADDRDRVARTLRESIARDDELFWSEYRLQRVDGTWGDVLDRAVLVRSGGRVVHALGHLRERTMVRRLVRELEDAKERLEAANAAAQIGTFRVDRERLVTVRDATLNRILGRPAEPSVHAYGETLAWVHPGDRERLGAELDRAMMDGSVAPIECRVFRPDGTTRWVRGRARGLRTEDGTLRWLTGAVLDVTDEHEHAVERQRLLDEARRSRAEAEAMGRAKQEFLALVSHELRGPLNAMLGWLSLIRSGKLDPAQVDRALATLDRNAHAQSRLIEDLLDMSRVLAGKMRLELDVIDVAALASDAVASWEPAALAKSIALSSAGCRGERALVLGDAARLQQVLSNLVGNAIKFTPRGGRVAITVTCSPDRVRITVRDTGPGIPESERPRIFESFRQAGSDGGRREAGLGLGLALVKTLVELHGGDVHVETPADGVGASLVVELPRRDQP; this is translated from the coding sequence GTGCTCGCACGATGGTCGGCCCGCGACGGGGGCGCGCCGGATCGCGACGCCGAGCGGCTCGCGCTCCTCGAGCGCTGCATGGGCTCGCTCGACGGCTCGTGCGATCTCGAGCCCGCGCCGTGCCACGACGTCGCCTCCGCGCACCAGCTCGCAGGCACGACCGCTGCGCTGGTGCATCTCGGCGCCGTGCTCCGCGACCTCACGCTCTGTGACTCCGACGCCGCGGTCCGCTTGCGAGCGCTGTCGAGCACCGTCGATCGCGCGCTCGACGCGCACATCGCCGCGCTCGAGGTCGGCGTGGAGCGCGCGTTCGCGATCCCCGATCTCGCGGTCCGCGACGACGTCGGTGCGCCCGACGAGGTCGACTACGTCTGGGACGTCGCGACCGACTCGATGTCGTGGATCGATCGCCGCCGCGTGCGCACGGTGCCCGCGGCGCAGCACTTCGGGCACACGCGTGCGGTGTTCCACACGCACATCCATGCCGACGATCGGGATCGCGTCGCGCGGACGCTGCGCGAGTCGATCGCGCGCGACGACGAGCTCTTCTGGTCGGAGTATCGACTTCAGCGTGTCGACGGCACGTGGGGCGACGTGCTCGACCGCGCCGTCCTGGTGCGCTCCGGCGGCCGCGTCGTGCACGCGCTCGGTCACCTCCGCGAGCGCACGATGGTGCGGCGGCTGGTGCGCGAGCTCGAGGACGCGAAGGAGCGGCTCGAGGCCGCGAACGCCGCCGCGCAGATCGGGACCTTCCGCGTCGATCGCGAGCGCCTCGTGACGGTGCGCGACGCGACGCTCAACCGCATCCTCGGTCGCCCCGCCGAGCCCTCCGTCCACGCCTACGGCGAGACGCTCGCGTGGGTGCATCCCGGCGATCGTGAGCGGCTCGGCGCGGAGCTCGATCGCGCGATGATGGACGGATCGGTCGCCCCGATCGAATGCCGCGTCTTCCGGCCGGACGGCACCACGCGATGGGTCCGCGGTCGCGCGCGCGGCCTGCGCACCGAGGACGGAACGCTGCGCTGGCTCACCGGCGCCGTGCTCGACGTCACCGACGAGCACGAGCACGCGGTCGAGCGCCAGCGGCTGCTCGACGAGGCGCGCCGCTCGCGCGCGGAGGCCGAGGCGATGGGCCGCGCGAAGCAGGAGTTCCTCGCGCTCGTCTCGCACGAGCTGCGCGGCCCGCTGAACGCGATGCTCGGCTGGCTCTCGCTGATCCGCTCCGGGAAGCTCGACCCCGCGCAGGTCGATCGCGCGCTCGCGACCCTCGATCGCAACGCGCACGCGCAGTCGCGGCTGATCGAGGACCTTCTCGACATGTCGCGCGTGCTCGCGGGGAAGATGCGCCTCGAGCTCGACGTGATCGACGTCGCGGCGCTCGCGTCCGACGCGGTCGCGTCGTGGGAGCCCGCCGCGCTCGCGAAGTCGATCGCGCTCTCGAGCGCAGGGTGCCGCGGAGAGCGCGCGCTCGTGCTCGGCGACGCGGCGCGGCTCCAGCAGGTGCTCTCGAACCTCGTCGGCAACGCGATCAAGTTCACGCCGCGCGGAGGGCGCGTCGCGATCACGGTGACGTGCTCCCCCGACCGCGTGCGCATCACCGTGCGCGACACCGGGCCCGGCATCCCCGAGAGCGAGCGCCCTCGCATCTTCGAGAGCTTCCGGCAGGCGGGCTCGGACGGCGGGCGCAGGGAGGCCGGCCTCGGCCTCGGGCTCGCGCTCGTCAAGACGCTCGTCGAGCTGCACGGGGGCGACGTGCACGTCGAGACCCCCGCGGACGGCGTGGGCGCGAGCCTCGTGGTCGAGCTCCCGCGCCGCGATCAGCCCTGA
- a CDS encoding DUF4159 domain-containing protein — MRARCGTLHQPSQHPRGVARTAMTLACALIAAALAPHAMTPTTARALGESSLFDVRSVDYEGGHPRPRETAPRRLAWEVRKRTSIDTRLEPSRVRLDDPSIFETPFLYWSGDAAFPPLSEPEIAGLRRFLGFGGFVLIDDASPEDDGFDASIRRELARAMPDAPLARLPAQHTVFRSFYLLQRPEGRVAGPDHLEGITLGDRVALVYSRHDLGGAWARDNLGTWEHSVTPGGEAQRERAIRLGVNLAMYSLCLDYKDDQVHAPFIMRRRGAAIP, encoded by the coding sequence ATGCGAGCTCGCTGCGGCACGCTGCACCAGCCTTCCCAGCACCCGCGCGGTGTCGCGCGCACCGCGATGACGCTCGCGTGCGCGCTGATCGCCGCGGCGCTCGCGCCGCACGCGATGACCCCGACCACGGCGCGCGCGCTCGGCGAGTCCTCGCTGTTCGACGTGCGCTCGGTCGACTACGAAGGCGGCCACCCGCGGCCGCGCGAGACCGCGCCGCGACGCCTCGCGTGGGAGGTCCGCAAGCGCACGAGCATCGACACGCGCCTCGAGCCCTCGCGCGTGCGCCTCGACGATCCGTCGATCTTCGAGACGCCGTTCCTCTACTGGAGCGGCGACGCCGCGTTCCCGCCGCTCTCCGAGCCCGAGATCGCGGGGCTGCGGCGCTTCCTCGGGTTCGGCGGGTTCGTGCTGATCGACGATGCGTCCCCCGAGGACGATGGGTTCGACGCGTCGATCCGTCGCGAGCTCGCGCGCGCGATGCCCGACGCGCCGCTCGCGCGGCTGCCCGCGCAGCACACGGTCTTCCGCTCGTTCTACCTGCTGCAGCGTCCCGAAGGACGCGTGGCGGGGCCCGATCACCTCGAGGGCATCACGCTCGGCGATCGCGTCGCGCTGGTGTACTCGCGGCACGATCTCGGCGGCGCGTGGGCGCGCGACAACCTCGGTACGTGGGAGCACTCCGTCACGCCCGGCGGTGAAGCGCAGCGCGAGCGCGCGATCCGCCTCGGCGTGAACCTCGCGATGTACTCGCTCTGCCTCGACTACAAGGACGATCAGGTGCACGCGCCGTTCATCATGCGGAGGCGCGGAGCCGCGATCCCGTGA